The genome window TAgtattttaaataattagcATCAGCAGTTAGGTAGGCTTGAATTTTCAAACATCTGATTGGGGTTTGGTAACTCGTCAATCGCACCACGACACAACATGTAAAGTTTTTTAGATTAATATTATCCGTAAATGTGGACTGTAGCCAAGAGTCTAATTGCTTTGAGACTGACTTAATAAGCCATAATGCTTGACTCTCTGACAGAGCCAGGCTCTTCTAATCCTATATACCCCTTCATTCTTGTGCCTAACTATCGACTACTTGTATGCCAGATATGCCAGTACGTATATCTGGCTAGAGAAACTTCTACTTACCTTGCTAAAAAGCATATTGGAATAGACCTAGTAATTTAGTGCTATCTAGTAAAAGAGATTAAAGGGATATTAAATGTGCTATAAAGTTAGGCTAAGCTTtcttagatataatatttactaCTAAAAACCAAGCCTAATCCTAGCCTTGCCctattaaagcttaataggctaaaatactataattatagcttTACTATCTGCCAGGTTTAGGTAATATGAATAAATGATAAAGGAGGGTTAAGAAAGCTATTTCAAATATATATATCAGGGTTATTCTTATCATAGAGATATTTAAGAGTTGTAGTCATACTCTGAGGTCTTTTAGCTTATGAATATAAAAGCATATACATCAGATGCTATCTAGTTACAGAATGATACCATATTAGCACCAGGTGTCACGGCAAACCTTGTCCTAAACCATACTGTCGTCCTGTCTGCTTCTCCCGTGGCTCTCTGTTGTCACTGTCTCCCCCTCAGATCCAGAGCTATTGGCCACATGCCTCCCTCTACTCTTCCTTTCTCCGCTCAGAGGCTGCCCAGTCCTTGTAGCCAATGTATCATCTCGCCCATATAAGAACCACAGAAAAGCGCCCGTCATGACCGCACCGCCAACAATATTCCCCAGCGTGACAGGGATAGTAGATTGGTAGATGAACTTGCCGACGCCGAAGTTTGTGCCGTAAAACATTCCGATAGGGACAAGGAAGAAATTGGCGACGGAGTGCTGATAACCCAGTGCGACACTGCAATATCTTGTTAATCCTATTCCACAACATTGGCAGAGTCTGGTCTGCACTTACAAAGCCCAGATGGGGATCCAGATACCAACGATCTTGGAGAGATTGTCCTTGCTACTCGTGGCGAGGTAAACAGCCAAGCCCACTAGCCAGTTACAGCCAATACCTCTCGTGAAGTTGAACCACCAATTGATGTTGACTCTTTCCTCAGCTTGCGTAACAGCATATGAGGACATGGCGTCTGAGTTCAACGTGTCGCTCcaccaagccaagactcCCGTAAAGAAGAGGCAACCCGCCAGATTGAAGATGTAACAGACAACCCAGTTCTTCAAGAGATCGTATACACTTGTCTTTCTTTGCAAGGTTGTGTACATCATAACGGTCATGTTACTCGTTACAAGTTCGACGTTGGTGAGAATGACGAGGACAAATCCGATGGGGAATGTGAAGGGGGCCAGAAGGGTGATGAGAGATGGGTTTGACTCTCGTAGACCTGGTGCTCCACCTGCGacgacaagatcaaagagaGACCCGAGTGAAACGAAGATACCGCCGAAGAAAGACTTGACGATGAGATCTGCCCATGGAAGCTTGGCTTTGGCGATGCCGGACTGGGTCATGAGTTGGCAAGTCTCAGGCGGAGAATGTGCGTCGACTTTTTCCATCGACACGTGCGGTTGACGCTCATCGCCTGCATACTTTGAGTCCGTATAATTTAACATAATTGTCTTCGACTCTCGTGGACAATTAGTGATACATGTCAGGCTATGGTTCGATTCCGGGAATGTTTATTCATATATACCTTGACACGCATgatggaagcttgatgtCATGATGCCCCAATCCCAGATATTCGGCCTTTAGCTTTATAACAGGAATCATTAAATTTTTAGTCACTTTTAATCAGAGAGTGTTGTTGCGAGATCCAATTATGATGTAATTGCGACTTGACGTGGTCATGATGTTATGGTGGGTAATGCGGCCCCATCTATTCTACCTCGCGCTATCTCAGCCATCTAAGATCTACTCTAGCTACTATACATTGATGCGATGACGCCAGACCAACTGTTCCTCACGAGCACTATAAGTGGAAGCCCCAAGAATAGCCCTCATCTGCTGCACACTCGTAAACAGAATCGGTCGCGCGATGAAAAAGCGAATACCCTCAGTGCAAGGAGGACTCGTCAAGCTTCCCTCATAAGTCCAGAACTCATCAAAGTAATCAACACTCTCCAGAAGCAGCCTATGGTTTAGAGTAGCCTCTTCGCTAACGTCCGTTTCGTTGAAGCCAATCATCTTTGGGAGTTGACCAAAAAAGCTGTTTGCCTTGTTACCCGGGTCGAGACGAATAGCAAGAACAGCACGCTCTTTGCCCTGCGCATTGACGTGGACGAGATGAAGCTCGGCTCTGGAGCGGTGGCGCTCGACGGTGTGGTCGGCGGGGGCATGGATGTGCCAGCCTTTGAGGTAAACAGTCTCGTTGTCGAAGCTGAAAGAGGGGTTCTGAGTCCAGATTTGATCTTCGTTCTGGACGGTGAATGCAGGTCCATAGCCccagttgaagaagttgccgGTGATCTCGTCGGGATAGTTCCACTCTTTGATCAGATGTTCCAGTGAGAGACCTTGCTTGAGGGCAATGGGGATGGGTGACTGTTGAGTGCCATCCTGGCAGAGATGGTAGTCTAAATTATATCAGTCACTGTTTGTCAAGAGTTCTTGTGAGGTGGACGTACCAGGGTTGATACGACCCCAATTGTAAGATGCCTCATAAGCCCAG of Fusarium oxysporum Fo47 chromosome I, complete sequence contains these proteins:
- a CDS encoding alpha carbonic anhydrase, giving the protein MRVSQLFAVATYVTSVLSCAKHNNHYSLKHKKRHIDPRAEPGKTDWAYEASYNWGRINPDYHLCQDGTQQSPIPIALKQGLSLEHLIKEWNYPDEITGNFFNWGYGPAFTVQNEDQIWTQNPSFSFDNETVYLKGWHIHAPADHTVERHRSRAELHLVHVNAQGKERAVLAIRLDPGNKANSFFGQLPKMIGFNETDVSEEATLNHRLLLESVDYFDEFWTYEGSLTSPPCTEGIRFFIARPILFTSVQQMRAILGASTYSAREEQLVWRHRINV
- a CDS encoding Formate/nitrite transporter-domain-containing protein, encoding MLNYTDSKYAGDERQPHVSMEKVDAHSPPETCQLMTQSGIAKAKLPWADLIVKSFFGGIFVSLGSLFDLVVAGGAPGLRESNPSLITLLAPFTFPIGFVLVILTNVELVTSNMTVMMYTTLQRKTSVYDLLKNWVVCYIFNLAGCLFFTGVLAWWSDTLNSDAMSSYAVTQAEERVNINWWFNFTRGIGCNWLVGLAVYLATSSKDNLSKIVGIWIPIWAFVALGYQHSVANFFLVPIGMFYGTNFGVGKFIYQSTIPVTLGNIVGGAVMTGAFLWFLYGRDDTLATRTGQPLSGERKSRGRHVANSSGSEGETVTTESHGRSRQDDSMV